Proteins encoded in a region of the Flavobacterium sp. MDT1-60 genome:
- the aroB gene encoding 3-dehydroquinate synthase, whose translation MQSIQANNYLVHFNQNAYIALNAHLKENKYSNLFIVVDNETNEHCLPKFLPLLETDLNIEIIEFEAGEANKNIETCIQIWNVLTELGADRKSLIINVGGGVVTDLGGFVASTFKRGVNFINIPTTLLSMVDASVGGKTGVDLGNLKNQIGVINVPQMVLIDTNYLETLSQSEMRSGLAEMLKHGLIYDSAYWKQFLDLKSIDYADFDELIYRSVEIKNNIVIQDPTEKNIRKALNFGHTLGHAIESYFLESETKTTLLHGEAIAIGMILESYISLHKNLISTEEYNEIKSTLKSIYDDVQIEENDIDPILELLIHDKKNEYGLIQFALIEGIGKIRINQSVENKLILEAFQDYKS comes from the coding sequence ATGCAATCAATTCAAGCCAATAATTATCTAGTGCATTTCAACCAAAATGCATATATAGCCTTAAATGCACATTTAAAAGAAAATAAATACTCTAATTTGTTTATTGTAGTTGATAATGAAACAAATGAACATTGCTTACCAAAATTTTTGCCTTTACTTGAAACCGATTTAAATATTGAAATTATTGAATTTGAAGCCGGGGAAGCGAATAAAAATATAGAAACCTGTATTCAGATATGGAATGTATTAACAGAACTTGGTGCGGACAGAAAATCGCTTATAATCAACGTTGGTGGTGGTGTTGTGACTGATTTAGGCGGATTTGTGGCTTCAACTTTCAAACGTGGCGTTAATTTTATCAATATTCCAACAACTTTATTATCTATGGTTGATGCTTCTGTTGGAGGAAAAACGGGAGTTGACTTAGGAAATCTTAAAAATCAAATTGGCGTTATTAACGTACCTCAAATGGTTTTAATCGATACAAACTATCTTGAAACTTTATCGCAAAGCGAAATGCGTTCTGGTTTAGCTGAAATGCTAAAACACGGACTGATATATGACTCCGCCTACTGGAAACAGTTTTTAGATTTAAAATCGATTGATTATGCTGATTTTGATGAACTAATTTACCGTTCTGTTGAAATTAAAAATAATATCGTAATTCAGGATCCAACAGAAAAAAACATTCGTAAAGCTTTAAACTTCGGGCATACTTTAGGACATGCTATTGAAAGTTATTTTCTGGAAAGCGAAACCAAAACAACTTTATTGCACGGTGAAGCAATCGCTATCGGAATGATTCTGGAAAGTTATATCTCATTGCATAAAAACTTAATTTCTACTGAAGAATATAATGAAATTAAAAGTACTCTTAAAAGCATTTATGACGATGTCCAAATTGAAGAAAATGACATTGATCCGATATTGGAATTGCTTATTCATGACAAAAAAAATGAGTATGGATTAATTCAGTTTGCTTTAATTGAAGGAATCGGGAAAATAAGAATTAATCAATCTGTTGAAAATAAATTGATTCTGGAAGCGTTTCAAGATTATAAATCTTAA
- a CDS encoding proline dehydrogenase family protein, whose protein sequence is MKKIFDNTQVAFSLKSDTELDRAYFLFKMIDSEPLVRIGTAVTNFAIKAHLPVEGLIRATVFDHFCGGVNEDDCITVVDKMFTKGVSSVLDYSVEGKEEEAQFDAALEMTLKTIEFAKERLAIPFAVFKPTGLGRFELYEKLGEKQTLSPAEQAEWDRVVARFDKVCSEAHKKDVALLIDGEESWMQDAADDLVTDMMRKYNKEKAIVFNTLQMYRWDRLDYLKKLHEIAKNEGFFIGMKLVRGAYMEKENKRAEEKNYVSPICVSKEATDVNYDAAVHYMLDHLETMSIFAGTHNELSSYKLMEMMQEKGIAKNDTRIWFGQLYGMSDNISYNLAENGYNVAKYLPFGPVKDVMPYLIRRAEENTSVAGQTSRELSMIKAERKRRKGK, encoded by the coding sequence ATGAAAAAAATATTTGATAACACTCAAGTAGCATTTTCGCTTAAAAGTGATACTGAACTTGACAGAGCTTATTTTCTTTTTAAAATGATTGATAGCGAACCTTTGGTAAGAATTGGAACTGCTGTAACTAATTTTGCTATCAAAGCGCATCTTCCAGTTGAAGGATTGATTCGTGCAACAGTTTTTGATCATTTTTGTGGAGGAGTAAATGAAGATGACTGTATAACTGTAGTAGATAAAATGTTTACAAAAGGCGTTTCATCTGTTTTAGATTATTCAGTGGAAGGAAAGGAAGAAGAAGCACAATTTGATGCAGCTTTAGAAATGACTTTAAAAACAATCGAATTTGCTAAAGAACGTTTAGCAATTCCATTTGCTGTTTTCAAACCAACAGGTTTAGGACGTTTTGAATTATATGAGAAATTGGGCGAAAAACAAACTTTAAGTCCGGCAGAACAAGCAGAGTGGGATAGAGTTGTAGCGCGTTTTGACAAAGTTTGCAGTGAAGCTCATAAAAAAGATGTGGCTTTATTAATTGATGGTGAAGAAAGTTGGATGCAGGATGCAGCTGATGACCTGGTTACCGATATGATGCGTAAATACAATAAAGAAAAAGCTATTGTTTTCAACACATTGCAAATGTACCGTTGGGATCGCTTGGATTATTTGAAAAAACTACATGAAATTGCCAAAAATGAAGGCTTTTTTATTGGAATGAAATTAGTTCGCGGTGCTTATATGGAAAAAGAAAACAAAAGAGCCGAAGAAAAAAATTACGTTTCACCAATTTGCGTTTCTAAAGAAGCAACAGACGTAAACTACGATGCAGCTGTTCATTATATGTTAGATCATTTAGAGACTATGTCAATTTTCGCAGGAACTCATAACGAATTGAGTTCTTATAAATTGATGGAAATGATGCAGGAAAAAGGAATTGCTAAAAATGATACCAGAATCTGGTTTGGGCAATTATATGGCATGAGTGATAACATTAGTTACAACTTAGCTGAAAATGGTTATAACGTCGCTAAATACTTGCCATTTGGCCCCGTAAAAGATGTTATGCCGTACTTAATTCGTCGTGCTGAGGAAAACACTTCAGTTGCAGGACAAACAAGCCGCGAATTATCTATGATTAAAGCAGAACGTAAACGTAGAAAAGGAAAATAG
- a CDS encoding arginine decarboxylase yields MNTKYSDLINQTYYFPQEEFKLNKDNLQFHNIDLMKLVEQYGTPLKFTYLPQISENINKAKAWFRKSMEKNKYEAKYYYCYCTKSSHFEYIMNEAFKNNIHVETSSAFDINIVENLLENGKINKSTYVICNGFKRDEYISNIARLINNGHKNTIPIIDNYEELDLLQAEIKGKFKIGIRIAAEEEPKFEFYTSRLGIGYKNIVSFYKKQIQENDKLELKMLHFFINTGINDTAYYWNELVKCIKVYIALKKECPTLDGLNIGGGFPIKNSLAFEYDYQYMIDEIINQIKIACDEAEVDVPNIFTEFGSFTVGESGGAIYQILYQKQQNDREKWNMIDSSFITTLPDTWAINKRFIMLAVNRWNDTYERVLLGGLTCDSDDYYNSEQNMNAIYLPKYNKEKPLYIGFFNTGAYQETIGGYGGLHHCLIPQPKHILIDRDENGIIGTEVFSEQQTSDDVLKILGYTKKI; encoded by the coding sequence ATGAATACAAAATATTCCGACCTAATTAATCAAACGTATTACTTTCCTCAAGAGGAATTTAAATTGAACAAAGACAACTTACAGTTTCATAATATCGATTTGATGAAATTGGTTGAACAATACGGAACCCCATTAAAATTTACCTACTTACCACAAATTTCTGAAAACATTAATAAGGCAAAAGCCTGGTTCAGAAAATCAATGGAAAAAAACAAATACGAAGCAAAGTATTACTATTGTTATTGTACAAAAAGCTCTCATTTTGAATATATTATGAATGAAGCTTTTAAGAATAATATTCACGTAGAAACTTCTTCTGCATTTGACATCAATATTGTTGAAAATTTGTTGGAGAATGGTAAAATCAACAAGAGTACGTATGTAATTTGTAATGGATTTAAAAGAGACGAGTATATTTCCAATATTGCAAGACTAATTAATAACGGACATAAAAATACTATTCCGATTATTGATAATTATGAAGAATTAGATTTGCTTCAGGCTGAAATCAAAGGAAAATTCAAAATTGGAATTCGAATTGCGGCTGAGGAAGAACCTAAATTTGAGTTTTACACGTCAAGATTAGGTATAGGATACAAAAACATAGTTTCGTTTTATAAAAAACAAATTCAGGAAAATGATAAATTAGAGCTAAAAATGCTTCACTTTTTTATCAATACCGGAATTAACGATACAGCATATTACTGGAATGAGTTGGTAAAGTGTATTAAAGTATACATTGCGCTTAAAAAGGAATGCCCTACTCTTGATGGCTTGAACATTGGAGGTGGTTTCCCAATTAAAAACTCTCTTGCATTTGAATATGATTACCAATATATGATTGATGAAATTATCAATCAGATTAAAATTGCATGCGATGAGGCCGAAGTTGATGTTCCAAACATCTTTACAGAATTTGGATCATTTACAGTTGGTGAAAGCGGTGGCGCAATCTATCAGATTTTATATCAAAAACAACAAAATGATAGAGAGAAATGGAATATGATTGACTCGTCATTCATTACCACTTTGCCAGATACTTGGGCGATAAACAAACGTTTTATCATGTTGGCGGTTAACCGTTGGAATGATACTTACGAGCGGGTTTTATTAGGTGGTTTGACTTGCGATAGTGACGACTATTACAATTCAGAACAAAATATGAACGCGATTTATCTGCCTAAATACAACAAAGAAAAGCCATTGTACATTGGTTTCTTTAATACAGGTGCGTATCAGGAAACAATTGGAGGATACGGAGGTTTACACCACTGTTTGATTCCGCAGCCTAAACATATTTTAATAGATCGTGATGAAAACGGAATTATTGGCACTGAGGTTTTCTCAGAACAACAGACTTCTGACGATGTTTTAAAGATTTTAGGCTACACAAAAAAAATATAA
- a CDS encoding DinB family protein — protein MNSSQLLENEYSGGFATYIKEAGEVNLIEELEISLHDFIRFVQNIPMDKFDYRYAEGKWTIKDIIQHLIDCERIFAYRALRFSRNDKTPLASFEEDDYANSTNSNSRSIQDLLTELSALRHSTLLLYKSLSEEQLKRIGTASNIQISVRALGFVIIGHQKHHQNVFQERYL, from the coding sequence ATGAATTCAAGTCAATTATTAGAAAATGAGTATTCAGGTGGATTTGCAACTTATATTAAAGAAGCCGGAGAGGTTAATTTGATCGAAGAATTAGAAATTTCACTTCATGATTTTATCAGGTTTGTTCAAAATATTCCGATGGATAAATTTGATTATCGATATGCAGAAGGAAAGTGGACCATCAAAGATATTATTCAGCATCTTATAGATTGCGAACGTATTTTTGCATATCGTGCATTACGATTTTCAAGAAATGACAAAACTCCTTTGGCTAGTTTTGAAGAAGATGATTACGCAAACAGCACCAACTCAAACAGTAGAAGTATTCAGGATTTATTAACTGAACTTTCTGCGTTAAGACATTCAACGTTATTATTATACAAAAGTTTATCTGAAGAACAGCTTAAACGTATTGGAACAGCTTCTAATATTCAGATTTCTGTTCGAGCATTAGGTTTTGTTATCATAGGGCATCAAAAGCATCATCAAAATGTTTTTCAGGAGAGATATTTATAA
- a CDS encoding phosphoenolpyruvate carboxylase, whose product MYTLPKIERFNQDVLSKYHIYNSVFITLPFDSIDNTGVLLPLFTETCETGFRKQETPKEIFDFFSNKYLNNASEKEKIDLMFRFIQYIERQIVLFDAIEDAAFPAVNNMEGRGSLRDIKEKTDAKEKNEELVEFLENFNVRTVLTAHPTQFYPGPVLGIINDLTDAIRLNDLLKIKQLLAQLGKTPFIQNEKPNPYDEAVSLIWYLENVFYATSGEIVHYLQKNILHGSAIKNQLIKLGFWPGGDRDGNPFVTTEITLKVAERLRTSILKCYYVEMRNLKRKLTFSGVDTLVAELEHKLYRSVFYSKGEIYITLEELLAQLNKIRTIIIEKHQSLYLDELEAFLVKINLFGFHFATLDIRQNSKIHDAVFKDVVNYYLNSGSDIFPQNYFELSETEKLDVLSKVKGQLNPAHFNDEITRSTLESVQAIKTIQQRNGEFGANRYIISNNESALNVMETFAMIRLNNWENPSVDIIPLFESVDDLQNAHEIMEQLYTNPEYSKHLQERGNKQTIMLGFSDGTKDGGYLMANWSIYQAKISLTEISRKYGIHAIFFDGRGGPPARGGGKTHKFYASLGPKIENNEIQITVQGQTISSNFGTLDSCRYNIENLLSAGVTNQVFSKEDNELNADETQILTQLADLGYEKYLSFKNHPKFIPYLEKMSTLKYYSKTNIGSRPSKRSKSESLDFADLRAIPFVGSWSQLKQNVPGFFGVGSALKYFEESGQWDKVSDLYHNSLFFKTLLENSMMSLAKSFLPLTAYMRNDPEFGEFWQIIYDEFSETKRLLLKIAGHKTLMENYPDGIASIQIRERIVLPLLTIQQYALLRINELNNDKSGNEELIKVYEKIVTRSLFGNTNASRNSA is encoded by the coding sequence ATGTACACGTTGCCAAAAATTGAACGTTTTAATCAAGATGTTCTCTCAAAATATCACATTTATAATAGTGTTTTCATAACATTACCCTTCGATTCTATTGATAATACGGGAGTTTTACTGCCGTTATTCACAGAAACATGCGAAACGGGGTTTAGAAAACAAGAAACACCAAAAGAAATTTTTGATTTCTTTTCAAATAAATACTTAAATAACGCTTCTGAGAAAGAAAAAATCGACTTAATGTTTCGATTTATTCAATATATAGAACGTCAGATCGTATTGTTTGATGCTATTGAAGACGCCGCTTTTCCTGCCGTTAATAATATGGAAGGACGCGGATCTCTGCGCGATATCAAAGAAAAAACGGATGCTAAGGAGAAAAATGAGGAATTAGTTGAATTTCTTGAAAATTTTAATGTTAGAACGGTTCTAACAGCGCATCCAACACAATTCTACCCTGGACCAGTTTTAGGAATTATAAATGATTTAACGGATGCTATTCGTCTAAATGATTTATTAAAAATAAAACAATTACTGGCACAATTAGGAAAGACACCTTTTATTCAGAATGAAAAGCCAAATCCATATGACGAGGCGGTTAGTTTGATCTGGTATTTAGAAAATGTATTTTATGCCACTTCCGGAGAAATTGTTCATTATTTGCAAAAAAACATCCTTCATGGAAGCGCTATTAAAAACCAATTAATCAAACTTGGTTTCTGGCCAGGAGGTGATCGTGACGGAAATCCTTTTGTGACAACTGAAATCACTTTAAAAGTAGCAGAACGTTTGCGTACCTCTATTTTGAAGTGTTATTATGTTGAAATGAGAAACTTAAAGAGAAAGTTAACTTTTTCAGGTGTAGATACTTTGGTAGCCGAACTTGAACATAAACTTTACCGTTCCGTTTTTTATTCTAAAGGTGAAATTTACATTACTTTAGAAGAATTATTAGCACAATTAAATAAAATCAGGACTATCATTATCGAAAAACACCAATCGCTATATTTAGACGAATTGGAAGCCTTTTTGGTAAAAATCAATTTATTTGGTTTTCATTTTGCAACTTTAGATATTCGTCAGAATAGTAAAATTCATGACGCTGTTTTTAAAGATGTTGTGAATTATTATTTAAATTCAGGTTCAGACATATTTCCTCAAAATTATTTCGAATTATCAGAGACAGAAAAATTAGATGTTTTGTCTAAGGTTAAAGGACAATTAAATCCTGCTCATTTTAATGATGAAATTACAAGATCAACATTAGAATCTGTACAAGCTATTAAAACCATTCAGCAACGCAATGGTGAATTTGGTGCCAATCGTTATATTATTAGTAATAACGAAAGTGCATTAAACGTAATGGAAACTTTCGCCATGATTCGTCTGAATAATTGGGAGAATCCATCTGTTGATATCATTCCGCTTTTTGAATCGGTTGACGATTTGCAGAATGCGCATGAAATTATGGAGCAGTTATATACCAATCCTGAATACTCTAAGCATTTACAGGAAAGAGGTAACAAACAAACTATTATGCTTGGTTTCTCTGATGGAACTAAAGATGGTGGTTATTTGATGGCCAACTGGAGTATTTACCAGGCTAAAATTTCATTGACTGAAATCTCACGAAAATATGGTATTCACGCTATTTTCTTTGATGGACGTGGTGGACCTCCGGCTCGTGGAGGTGGAAAAACGCATAAATTTTATGCATCACTTGGTCCAAAAATTGAAAATAATGAGATCCAGATTACGGTTCAGGGACAAACAATCAGTTCAAACTTTGGAACTTTGGATTCTTGTCGTTATAATATCGAAAACTTATTAAGTGCAGGTGTTACCAATCAGGTTTTTAGTAAAGAAGATAATGAATTGAATGCTGATGAGACTCAGATTTTGACGCAATTGGCTGATTTAGGATATGAGAAATATTTAAGTTTTAAGAATCATCCGAAATTCATTCCGTATTTAGAAAAGATGAGTACTTTGAAATATTACTCTAAAACAAATATCGGAAGCCGCCCGTCAAAAAGAAGCAAATCAGAATCTTTAGATTTTGCTGATTTAAGAGCAATTCCATTTGTTGGCTCTTGGAGCCAGTTAAAACAAAATGTACCCGGTTTCTTTGGAGTAGGTTCTGCTTTAAAATATTTTGAAGAAAGTGGTCAATGGGATAAAGTGAGTGATTTATACCATAATTCATTGTTCTTTAAAACGTTATTAGAAAACAGTATGATGTCATTGGCAAAATCATTTTTACCATTAACAGCGTATATGCGAAATGATCCAGAGTTTGGTGAATTCTGGCAAATCATCTACGATGAATTTTCAGAAACAAAACGTCTTCTACTTAAAATTGCGGGCCATAAAACCTTAATGGAAAATTATCCTGATGGTATAGCTTCAATTCAGATAAGAGAGCGTATTGTGCTGCCATTGTTGACAATACAACAATATGCGTTATTAAGAATTAACGAATTGAATAATGACAAAAGCGGTAATGAAGAGTTGATTAAAGTATATGAAAAAATCGTAACAAGATCTCTTTTCGGAAATACAAATGCGAGTCGTAACTCTGCTTAA
- a CDS encoding Lrp/AsnC family transcriptional regulator, protein MSKFRLDEVDHQILDMLIDNTRVPFTDIAKKLLISAGTVHVRVKKMEDAGIIMGSSLALDYDKLGYSFIAYVGVFLNNTSQTKFVLERINQIPFVTVASVTTGKFNIFCKIRAKDTKHAKEVIFMIDDIEGVYRTETMISLEESINDKKRLMHTIFKNM, encoded by the coding sequence ATGAGTAAATTTCGTTTAGATGAAGTAGATCACCAGATTTTAGATATGTTAATAGACAATACGAGAGTTCCGTTTACTGACATTGCAAAAAAACTATTGATATCTGCTGGAACAGTACATGTTAGAGTAAAAAAGATGGAAGACGCCGGTATAATAATGGGATCTTCATTAGCCTTAGATTACGACAAATTAGGGTATTCATTTATTGCTTATGTGGGTGTATTCCTTAATAATACATCTCAAACAAAATTTGTATTAGAGCGAATCAATCAAATTCCATTCGTTACCGTAGCTTCTGTAACTACAGGAAAATTTAATATTTTTTGCAAAATTAGAGCAAAAGACACTAAACACGCGAAAGAAGTTATCTTTATGATTGACGATATTGAAGGGGTTTACAGAACAGAAACTATGATTTCATTAGAGGAAAGTATTAACGATAAGAAGCGTTTGATGCATACTATTTTTAAGAATATGTAA
- the recQ gene encoding DNA helicase RecQ, whose product MNTELLHAKLKENFGFEKFRPNQETIINTILTGQDTLAIMPTGGGKSICFQLPALVLPGITIVISPLIALMKDQVDSLKTNGINACYINSSQSGEEQQFYIDNLKSNNFKLVYIAPESLSYLDVVFNELTISLIAIDEAHCISSWGHDFRPAYTNLGYLKSRFPSTPVLALTATADKATRTDITKQLKLKNPKTFIASFDRKNLSLEVRPALDRVKQIIDFVENKPNESGIIYCLSRKTTEELADKLQKQGITAKAYHAGLDNKLRAKTQDEFINDDCQVVCATIAFGMGIDKSNVRWVIHYNLPKNIEGYYQEIGRAGRDGLPAETILFESYADVIQLQKFASEGLNSDVQLAKLERMKQYADALSCRRKILLSYFGELVKENCGNCDICKNPPTFFDGTILAQKALSAISRLQESEPLAVIVDFLRGSKNAYIYEKNYQNLKTYGIGADISWYDWNQYLIQLINLGYCEIAFHQHNKILLTPFAKKVLFEGEKVKLNTVVKKVIDKSEIKEPKAKTTKSSLFEILRKLRYEIAKDEEVPAYVIFSDAALRQMETLRPMSDEEFLAIEGVGKAKLEKYGSEFIDAIIYYEKVKKANTKVKKESNTYKTTLELFKNGNSIEEIAGKRNLGQTTIVSHLTKLYVDGEDIDLSSFITEDEVKQLHKAQIVLEYPTALKPYYDHFEEKLSYDKIRFGLAIVERNK is encoded by the coding sequence ATGAACACAGAACTATTACACGCCAAACTAAAAGAGAATTTTGGATTTGAAAAATTTCGTCCAAATCAGGAAACAATAATCAATACAATACTTACCGGTCAGGATACTTTGGCAATTATGCCTACAGGTGGCGGAAAATCGATATGTTTTCAACTGCCTGCTTTAGTTCTGCCTGGAATTACTATTGTCATTTCTCCACTAATCGCGTTAATGAAAGATCAGGTTGATAGTTTAAAAACTAACGGAATTAATGCCTGTTATATCAATAGCAGTCAATCTGGCGAGGAACAGCAATTTTATATTGATAATTTAAAATCGAATAATTTTAAACTGGTTTATATTGCTCCTGAAAGTTTATCTTATCTGGATGTTGTTTTTAATGAACTGACTATTAGCCTTATCGCAATTGACGAAGCACATTGTATTTCATCCTGGGGACATGATTTCAGACCTGCTTACACTAATTTAGGATATTTAAAGAGCCGCTTCCCTTCTACTCCGGTTTTAGCTTTGACCGCAACAGCTGATAAAGCAACGCGTACCGATATTACAAAACAACTCAAATTAAAAAACCCGAAAACATTTATAGCTTCATTTGACAGGAAGAATTTAAGTTTAGAAGTTCGCCCGGCGCTTGATCGTGTAAAACAAATTATAGATTTTGTCGAAAATAAACCAAATGAATCAGGGATAATTTATTGCCTAAGCAGAAAGACAACTGAGGAACTTGCTGATAAATTACAAAAGCAGGGAATTACGGCAAAAGCATATCATGCAGGTTTAGATAATAAACTGCGAGCCAAAACACAAGATGAATTTATAAATGATGATTGTCAGGTGGTTTGTGCTACAATTGCTTTCGGAATGGGAATTGATAAATCGAATGTTCGTTGGGTGATTCATTATAATTTACCCAAAAATATTGAAGGCTATTATCAGGAAATTGGCCGTGCCGGCCGTGATGGCTTGCCTGCAGAAACTATTTTGTTTGAAAGTTATGCCGATGTGATTCAGTTACAGAAGTTTGCTTCTGAAGGGTTGAATTCTGATGTTCAGCTGGCAAAGTTGGAAAGAATGAAACAATATGCCGATGCATTGAGCTGTAGAAGAAAAATTCTACTCTCCTATTTTGGTGAATTGGTTAAAGAGAATTGCGGTAACTGCGATATTTGTAAAAATCCTCCAACTTTTTTCGATGGTACGATTCTCGCGCAAAAAGCTTTATCAGCTATTAGTCGCTTACAGGAATCTGAACCTTTGGCTGTAATTGTAGATTTTTTAAGAGGCTCAAAAAATGCGTATATCTACGAAAAAAATTATCAAAACTTAAAAACATACGGAATTGGTGCTGATATTTCATGGTACGATTGGAATCAATATTTAATTCAACTAATTAATTTGGGTTATTGTGAGATTGCCTTTCATCAGCACAACAAAATCTTACTAACTCCTTTTGCTAAAAAAGTTTTGTTCGAAGGCGAAAAAGTAAAATTAAACACAGTTGTTAAAAAAGTAATTGATAAAAGCGAAATCAAAGAACCAAAAGCTAAAACAACTAAAAGTTCTCTTTTTGAAATACTTCGAAAATTACGTTACGAGATTGCTAAAGATGAAGAAGTTCCTGCCTATGTAATTTTTAGCGATGCCGCTTTAAGACAAATGGAAACGCTACGACCAATGAGCGACGAAGAATTCCTTGCAATTGAAGGTGTTGGAAAAGCTAAACTCGAAAAATATGGCTCTGAATTTATAGATGCAATTATTTATTATGAAAAAGTAAAAAAAGCAAATACTAAAGTTAAAAAAGAAAGCAATACTTATAAAACAACTTTAGAACTTTTTAAAAACGGAAACAGCATTGAAGAAATTGCGGGAAAACGAAATTTAGGGCAAACAACAATTGTTTCACACCTGACAAAACTATATGTAGATGGTGAAGACATAGATCTAAGTTCATTTATTACTGAGGATGAAGTTAAACAATTGCATAAAGCACAAATAGTACTGGAGTATCCAACAGCACTAAAACCTTATTACGACCATTTTGAAGAAAAATTATCTTATGATAAGATACGCTTTGGTCTCGCTATTGTTGAAAGGAATAAATAG
- a CDS encoding deoxyhypusine synthase family protein: MKGPISQFIEKHYLHFNSAALVDAAKAYEQQLANGAKMMVSMAGAMSTAEIGKIFAEIIRQDKVQIISCTGANLEEDVMNLVAHSHYERVPNYRDLTPEDEWALLERGLNRVTDTCIPEHEAFRRLQKHIYKIWKDADDKGERYFPHEFMYKMLLSGVLEEYYEIDLKDSWMYAAAEKNLPIIVPGWEDSTMGNIFASYVIKGDLKASTMKSGIEYMTFLADWYPKNSANGIGFFQIGGGIAGDFPICVVPMLYQDMEMHDIPFWSYFCQISDSTTSYGSYSGAVPNEKITWGKLDIKTPKFIIESDATIVAPLIFAYLLDL; encoded by the coding sequence ATGAAAGGACCAATCAGTCAGTTTATTGAAAAACATTATTTACACTTTAACTCTGCTGCCTTAGTTGATGCTGCAAAAGCATATGAACAACAACTGGCAAACGGTGCTAAAATGATGGTTAGTATGGCTGGCGCTATGAGTACAGCAGAAATTGGTAAAATTTTTGCCGAAATAATTAGACAAGATAAAGTACAAATTATTTCTTGTACCGGAGCCAATCTGGAAGAAGATGTCATGAATTTAGTTGCACACTCTCACTATGAAAGAGTGCCAAATTATCGTGATTTGACACCTGAAGACGAATGGGCTTTACTAGAAAGAGGATTAAATCGTGTTACCGACACTTGTATTCCTGAGCATGAAGCATTTCGTCGTTTACAAAAACATATTTACAAGATCTGGAAAGATGCTGATGATAAAGGAGAACGTTATTTTCCACATGAATTTATGTATAAAATGCTGTTGTCTGGTGTATTAGAAGAATATTATGAGATCGATTTAAAAGATAGCTGGATGTACGCTGCTGCTGAGAAAAATTTGCCTATTATTGTTCCGGGATGGGAAGATAGTACAATGGGAAATATCTTTGCTTCATATGTAATCAAAGGCGATTTAAAAGCATCTACCATGAAATCAGGAATTGAATATATGACATTCCTTGCTGACTGGTATCCAAAAAATAGTGCTAATGGAATTGGATTTTTCCAAATTGGTGGTGGTATTGCAGGAGATTTTCCTATTTGTGTGGTACCAATGTTGTATCAGGATATGGAAATGCATGATATTCCATTTTGGAGTTATTTCTGCCAAATCTCAGATTCAACAACCAGTTATGGTTCTTATTCTGGAGCAGTACCAAATGAGAAAATCACTTGGGGTAAATTAGATATAAAAACCCCGAAATTTATTATTGAGTCGGATGCTACGATTGTTGCACCGTTAATTTTTGCTTATTTATTAGATTTATAG
- a CDS encoding DNA primase has protein sequence MKRVIVDYAKLTNEILNLLVEKFPDGYDDSDVIRFRNAKNELIEAVEVRTEDTIYLVKISTKLADRIENYDEDDDIDVDVDVIEPVKGLDLDDDIDDDEEDEKEDKPDVDGGDDDDDDRDPDDIADEDDDEDDED, from the coding sequence ATGAAAAGAGTTATAGTAGACTACGCTAAACTTACCAATGAAATTTTAAACCTTTTGGTAGAAAAGTTTCCTGATGGTTATGATGATTCGGATGTAATCCGTTTTAGAAATGCTAAAAACGAATTGATCGAAGCTGTTGAAGTTCGTACTGAAGACACTATTTATTTAGTAAAAATTAGTACTAAACTTGCTGACAGAATCGAGAACTACGATGAAGACGATGATATCGACGTAGATGTTGACGTAATCGAACCAGTAAAAGGACTTGATCTTGATGATGATATTGATGATGACGAGGAAGATGAAAAAGAAGATAAGCCAGATGTTGATGGTGGTGATGACGATGATGATGACAGAGACCCGGATGATATTGCTGACGAAGATGATGATGAAGACGATGAGGATTAA